The Oscillatoria salina IIICB1 genome contains the following window.
TGAAATTACAACCTATGAGACAAAGCGCGAGCATTTTCGACGTATTCAAGATCCAAAATGCTGTCGAGAAGCAAAACGCTGAAAAAGCTATAGAAGAGTTAAATGAACTTATTAACATGAAGAGAGTTATCCAATATCCAGTTACGCCTAAAAAAGGTGATGTAATGGAAGAAGCGGCTAAACTCTGGGCTTTTGCACGAAATAATTCTCGGGTAGCCTACGATGCAGATTTAATTATAGCCGCTCAAGCTGTGGTGATTAAAAGGATAGGAATAGACGTAATTATCGCAACAACTGATAGCGAAGATTTCAACAGATTACTAAAACAGCATCATATTGATGCTAGACGTTGGAAGGATATTCAACCTTAGAAATCACCTAATTAGGCAAAATTAAGCAATTATTTTGACTATAAATTCATAATTTCTACTGGTTCAATTTCATCAGCAGGTTGAAAACCAAAAATGCGGGAATAAAAGTAAAATTCCCCATCCAAAGCCCGTTTAATATTTTCGGCGCTACGGAAACCATGTTGTTCGTCAGCAAAAGCAAGATAAGCCACAGGTAAACCTTTATTTTGTAAAGCTGTTACCATTTTTTCCGCTTGGTTGGGAGTAACGACTCGATCTTGTAACCCTTGAAAAAAGATTACCGGACAAGACAATTTTTCGGTAAAATTAATTGGCGATCGCGCAATATACACTTCCTTCTCTTCGGGATATCTCCCAATCAAACGGTCTAAATACCTCGACTCAAATTTATGGGTATCTGTAGCGAAAGTTTCTAAATCACTCACACCATAGTAAGAAGCCCCAGCTTGAAAAACATCCCGAAAAGTCAATGCTGCCAGAGTCGTATAACCACCCGCACTTCCGCCCGTAATCGCTAACCTTTTCTCATCCACTCTACCTTGTTCGGCTAAATATTTGGCTGCATTCGCACAATCATTAACATCAACAATTCCCCACATTTTTTCTAATCGCTGACGATACTTGCGTCCGTAACCCGTACTACCGCCATAATTGACATCCAGATAAGCAAAACCGCGACTCGTCCAATATTGAATCTTCAAACTAAAAGTTACTGAAGCTGCGGCGGTTGGACCACTGTGACTTTTCACTAATAACGGTGGTAACTCGCCAGTGGGTGCAGTATAATCCTTATTTTTGGGTGGATAAAACCAAGCATAAGCTAGATTATCATTATCTGTAGGAAAGGCGATCGCTTCGGGAACAGATAAATATCCAGGGTCAATTGCTAACTTACTCGACTCTTTGAGAACGTGAAAAATTCCCTTCTCAATTTCCATCTGCACCAATACCGTCGGTTGGGTTGGCGAACCGCCAATAAAGACAATCTTACCTGGAGAAATCACTTCTAGGGAACTAATACTCGTATAGCGAGTTTCAATTGGTTGTAACTGTTTGTTCGTAACGTCAAAACGAGCCAAAAACCAACTACCCTCACGAGTATAAGTGCAAATTATGCTCTCAGCCGACTCAAAAACATAAGTCGTCACCCCAAACACCCAATGAGGATAACCAAACTCAGCCTCTAGCGGACACAAACACTCAACATCACCTTGCCAACGATAAAGATTCCACCAATTAGAGCGATCGCTTACAAAATACAATATCCCATCCGGCGACCACTCAGGCTGACAAATTGACTCTTCATCTCCCCCAGCAACACACTCCGCTTCAGCTAGCGAACCATCAGCCTCAATTTTCGCCACATACAACCGAGTGCTATCCCAAGGCATATTTGGATGATTCCATTCTAACCAAGCCAAGCGCGTACCATCCGGACTCAAGCGAGGTGATGAATAAAAATCGCTTCCTCTCAGTAAATTTGTCACTTTCCCAGAAGTCAAATCTACAGCGACAATAGTATTTTCCGGCTCCTTTGCTCCCTCTTGATGTTCCTCACCAACACAAATCAAGCGATTTCTCGGCTTATCCAAAATTGCATTCGCATAACGCCTCTTTCCCTCCGGAGTTAACGCTTGGGGTTCTTGATTAAGATTTTGTTTATAGATGCGTTGGTCGGCAAAATTAGTAAAATAAATTGTTCCCTCCGCCACCAAAAATGCGCCACCACCATACTCATGAACGCGAGTCCGCACATTAAAAGGTGCAGGAGTCACATCTGCTACTTTACCATCAGCCCCCTGTCGTACCAACACCTTACGCCCCTTTTCCGACGGACGCGACTCCAACCAGTAAATATCCTCACCATCCACAGCAACTCCCCCTAATCCGACCGTTTGTGAGACAATGAGATCGGAGGCGATCGGAGATTTCCAAGAACCAAAACCCTTAACTTGTACTTGTGTCATCGTTTAATACTCACTTATCTGCACGCTTTCCCCCAGAATACAAAACTTTCTCGTTCTCGTTTCGAGGTTCCGCCTCTCCCCAACCAATTCTCTCCAATAACTAACAAGTAGGGCTATAACCGATAACCATGACTATTGAAATTGATTACCGTTTTCCACCGGGAATAGATGCAGCTAAACAAGCTAAAATAATCGCGATCGGGCAAACTGCGGGAACGTGGGATGCGCGTTTTGCTCATCG
Protein-coding sequences here:
- a CDS encoding dipeptidyl-peptidase 5 translates to MTQVQVKGFGSWKSPIASDLIVSQTVGLGGVAVDGEDIYWLESRPSEKGRKVLVRQGADGKVADVTPAPFNVRTRVHEYGGGAFLVAEGTIYFTNFADQRIYKQNLNQEPQALTPEGKRRYANAILDKPRNRLICVGEEHQEGAKEPENTIVAVDLTSGKVTNLLRGSDFYSSPRLSPDGTRLAWLEWNHPNMPWDSTRLYVAKIEADGSLAEAECVAGGDEESICQPEWSPDGILYFVSDRSNWWNLYRWQGDVECLCPLEAEFGYPHWVFGVTTYVFESAESIICTYTREGSWFLARFDVTNKQLQPIETRYTSISSLEVISPGKIVFIGGSPTQPTVLVQMEIEKGIFHVLKESSKLAIDPGYLSVPEAIAFPTDNDNLAYAWFYPPKNKDYTAPTGELPPLLVKSHSGPTAAASVTFSLKIQYWTSRGFAYLDVNYGGSTGYGRKYRQRLEKMWGIVDVNDCANAAKYLAEQGRVDEKRLAITGGSAGGYTTLAALTFRDVFQAGASYYGVSDLETFATDTHKFESRYLDRLIGRYPEEKEVYIARSPINFTEKLSCPVIFFQGLQDRVVTPNQAEKMVTALQNKGLPVAYLAFADEQHGFRSAENIKRALDGEFYFYSRIFGFQPADEIEPVEIMNL